In Macaca fascicularis isolate 582-1 chromosome 15, T2T-MFA8v1.1, one genomic interval encodes:
- the LOC102115948 gene encoding translationally-controlled tumor protein-like, with translation MIIYRDLISHDEIFSYIYKIREIADGQCWEVVGKMVSRIEGIIDDSLIGGNVSAEGPEGEGTKSTVITAVDIVMNHHPQETSFIKEAYKKYIKDYMKSIKGKLEEQRPERVKLFMTGAAEQIKHIPVNFKNYQFCIGENMNSDGMVALLDYREDGVTPHMIFFRDGLEMEKY, from the coding sequence ATGATTATCTACCGCGACCTCATCAGCCACGACGAGATATTCTCCTACATCTACAAGATCCGTGAGATTGCGGACGGGCAGTGCTGGGAGGTGGTGGGGAAAATGGTCAGTAGGATAGAAGGTATCATTGATGACTCGCTCATTGGTGGGAATGTCTCCGCTGAGGGCCCCGAGGGCGAAGGTACCAAAAGCACAGTAATCACTGCTGTCGATATTGTCATGAACCATCACCCGCAGGAAACAAGTTTCATAAAAGAAGCCTACAAGAAGTACATCAAAGATTACATGAAATCAATCAAAGGCAAACTTGAAGAACAGAGACCAGAAAGAGTAAAACTTTTTATGACAGGGGCTGCAGAACAAATCAAGCACATCCCTGTTAATTTCAAAAACTACCAGTTCTGTATTGGTGAAAACATGAATTCAGATGGCATGGTTGCTCTACTGGACTACCGTGAGGATGGTGTGACCCCACATATGATTTTCTTTAGGGATGGtttggaaatggaaaaatattaa